AAGCAGAGAATATTAGCGGATTGCCAATAATATATAAGAATCAAAATGAACTTGATCCGAATTTTGGAAGAAGTGATTTGCTTGATTATGTGAACATTATAGACAATATGGAGGATTTGCTTTCTAAATTTAGCGATACAGTGTATAAGCATCACAATCCCATTCCTGTTGCTATAGGGCAGAAACTTACCAGTGGTGGTATAGACGCTAATTTAGTAGGCAATGGGATTAACCTTGATACTGATAGTGATTTTAAACTTGTAAGTGGCAACCTTAATCACCAGGCGGTTAAAATGCTGTACGACACATTGAGGCAAGCATTATTAGACATATCCTGCACACCAGCGGTTTCATTGAATAGCGTGGATATTTCAAATTTAAGCGAAGTGTCTATAAAACTTTTATTCTCCCTTGCGGAAATTAAGGCAGGGCTTAACGCTAAATATATGAGTGAGGGTATACAGAAGCGATTAGAAGTATTTAGGAGGATATTGGCTTTGAATGGCGAAAATATTTCAGATGAGGAAATGGAAAGCGTGAATGTAGTATTTACGACGGCAAGACCAATGAATGAGAAGGATATTATTGATAACCTCAAGACCCTTAGAGGTATAGGGGCTATTAGCCTTGAGACAATGATTGAGCAAAATCCTTACGTAAATGATACAATTCAAGAAATTGAACGTTTGAACAATGAAAAAATGAACGTTAATAGGAATGATTCTCAATAAGGGTATTTTGAAGAAATCCTATAATTCCGATAGGTTTAGTAGGAATTGAATGTTTCCGCACTTTCGGCCCTGTTACTCTATGAAAAAATTTCAACATATATCCGTTCTCAGACAGATTTTTAACATCAATATTCAGACAATTCCACAAATGGCAATATATGGCAAACATAATTATTCATAACCCAGCATAAAAATAAAAAGCAAATTTTAAATAAAATCAGCGTTTTATAAAGCAAATTTACCAGATTTTAGGAAAATATTAGGGAAAACAATAAACGTTTACCGATAAAATAATTATATAAAATAAACCTCAATTCCTGAAAGCCTTGATACGACTGGCTTTGAGGGGGATAGAAGTAGTTTACATAAGATAGATTATCGGACGTTGTTTTTTATTTTGTGTTGTTTTGGAAATTATTAACAAATGCATAAGTATGAAGTCGATACCCCCTTTTGGAAAAAATTGGGTGCAGCATACCCTATTTTTCACGTGCGAAATTTTTTCCAAAAATCCCAAACTGCAAAAATTGCAGTTCAAAAATCGACTGCAAAATATTGCAGTTTTATTTTTTAAAAAAAGGAGGAATATAAATGACTAACCTAGAGCGTCTTAAAATAGAACTCAAAGGCATAAATCTATCCGATGATGAATTAATTTGTTACCTAATGGAAGCCGATCTTGATTTCAATTCCGAATACACCGCCGCTAACAAGCGTAAAATCTACCAGGCCGCTTTATCGGCACTAAATAGCATTGCCAATGACCCTTCTGGAATGAAAAACTATAAAACAGACGATATAACTATTACTCAATTCGCCGATAATATACAAAATCGCATAGACCAATTAGAGCGACAGATAAGGCAAATGGCAATTGATACTACCCAAAATAGCGATTATTTCATGTTGTTTGCTAATTAGGCGGTGATAATATGAGTATTTTTGAAATTTCTATGGCAGATATAGACTATATTTTGGGATATCTAGGGAAGAATGTTTTAGTAAATGGAAATCCTGCCAGGGCTTTAATTAGTAATACTGCTTTAAACCTGGAATATGACGATAAGAAAATAGCCACCATAGAGCCAATTCATGCAGGGGATATTGTGGAGTTTGATGGCTTTAAATTTATTATCCTCAGTGAAATAAATGGGCCACGTGGCAAAATGTATAAAGCACTTATGAGACGTTGTAACGCTATAATGCACATCAAAACAGGGGAAGAACAAATACTAAAAGGTTATACCGAATGGGGCGAGCCAGTATACGAAATTATACCTATATATAGTGATTTGCCTATATTTATGACCCAGAAAGCCATAGATATAGAAGGTAACACAATCATGCTTCCTACAGGGCGAATAAATGTAATCATGCAGGCGGTAGATTGTCCTGCTATTGCTATAAATGCCACTTTTGAAGCGGATGGAAAACAATGGAAAATAATTGATGTGGATAAGACAAAAGCGGGGATTTACAGAATAACAGCGGAAAGAGATATTTAATCCCAATCCCACTTGCAAATTTTTAAAAACCATGATATTATAAAATTCAAGAAAACCGAAAGCAAGTGGGACTAGTTTTTGAGGCTAAATTTCTGGTAGCGACGCTAGCAATTACGCACGAAGTGCGCATGGGGTTCTAGAGGTCGGGGGTTCAAGTCCCCCCACTCAGACCATTTGAAAACGAAACGTAGAGTAGGATTGAAAGCTCTACGTTATTTTTTTATATTTGTAGTTCTGAAGTACTATACAAACATTTTGCAAACATCAGCTTTTTCCTTCAAGAATGTCATTAATTTTTTGGGGCCGGCCGGACCTACCACAGGGGCGTAGGTAGCCGTTTTTCTTGATAGGCTTTGTAGGCCAACTATAAGGTTTCTCTGTCGTCAACCTCATGCTGAATGGGCAAAAAGTGACTTCCCCCAAGTCCAGCAATAATAATTGATGGGACTACCTATGTACCGCCGTAGATCCGGTGGTGTTTTTTATTGGCAAAGAAGGAATTCTATAGGATTGGTCGAATGATATAAAAATATGCTTACCTGCATCCTTACTAGTCAAAACGGCGCTTTCGCATGAGAACCCCGACGATTGTAAGCAAAATTGCAAATATGATTAATCAATTTCAACAAAGTTGAGTTCCTTTTGAAATTAGAAAAGCCTTGAAGCCTTGATATTATGGCCTTTGCGGCAATCAATAAATTTGAGTACATAACGGGGGCGTGATCGTTTTGGGAGGGGGATTATCAGACTTAAAAGATGAGCGGGTTCGACGATTACGGCCGACCGTTTTTTTCCCGAACCTGGATGATGAAGTAAAAGAGGTACTGAGAAAAACATGGGTGCTGGCCTGGCCGGTTCTTATAGAACAAGCCCTGGCGATGATCAGTCAGGTCGCCGATATGGCCATGGTCGGAAGGCTCGGAGCCGAGGCGGTGGCGGCGATCGGGCTCAGCATGCAACCTTTTTTTCTTTTGAACGCTATTTTTATGGGAATTTCGGTTGGCACAACGGCGTTGTCGGCAAGGGCAGCTGGGTCCAAAGACCTGGAAAAAGCGGGGAAAGTCATCGGGCAGTCTATTATAGTCGCTTTTTTTGCCGGCCTCATAATCAGTTACCTGGGTTACGTTAATTCCTACAAAATAATGATATACATGGGTGCGGAGCCATCGGTAAGACTCTTGGGGAGCAATTACCTTCGAGCGATGATGCCGGGCATGCTGTTTTTGTTTGTTTTCTCCGTAGCAGCGGGAGGGCTGAGAGGTTCAGGAGATACCCGAACTCCCATGGTGGTCAATGCGGTCATAAATATATTACATATCTTCACTAATTACGTGTTTATTTTTGGCAAGTTCGGATTTCCCAGGTTGGAAGTAGTAGGAGCCGGAATTTCGTCCTCGCTATCGCGTTTAGGGGCTGCAGCGGCGTTAATTTACGTTTTATCTAAGCAAGACAACCGCCTTTTTGTAAACTGGAAGAAAGTAATTAAAGAATTTGATTGGCCGTTATTTTCAAGTATGCTCCGGATAGGGTTGCCGGCGGCTGTAGAGAGGATTCTCATTTCTACCGGTCAGATAGTTTATACCAGACAGGTTGCCGGCCTTGGAACCGGGGCGTATGCGGCCCATTCCATAAGTCTTAATGTGGAATCCCTGTCGTATATGCCAGGCATCGGTTTTGCAACCGCAGCCACTGCTATGGTAGGGCAGCGTTTGGGCGCCGGTGATGCCAAGGGTGCGCAAAAAAGCGCCGGTATATCCTTACTTTTTGCCATGGCAATTATGGGTATAATGGGATTGATGTTTTTTTCATTTCCCGTTATGTTCTTAAGAATTTTCACCGATGATCCCGAGATAATTGCCAGGGCGACCGTGCTTTTGCGCATTGTCGCTTTTACGCAGATACCCGAATGCGTGGGTATGGTTATACCGGGAGCCCTCAGAGGAGCCGGCGATACAAGGATTACCGTTTATATTACTATTCTTGGAATGTGGATGATCAGGCTGGGATTTACTTTCATTTTTTTGAATTACTTCGATATGGGCCTTGTTGGCGCCTGGATTGCTATGTTCCTTGACTGGACTGTCAGGTCGTTGCTGTACTGGATCAGGTTTAAAAGCGGTAACTGGAAGAGTATTAAAATTTGAGGCCTATTAAATGCTTTTATATTTTATTATCAATCCGGAAGGATTCTTCCTTTTTATGGAGAAGATATAAATAAGGTGAAGAGGATGAGGAAGGGGACCGGTGCAAAGGTCGTAAATTTCAAACCGAAGAAAAAGAAACAAAAATCGCGCTTGATCCTCCCTTTATTATCGGGGCTTTTTCTCTTTTTAATTCTTTTTCTGCGAGGTTCCGCAAAAGACATATACATAGCTCGAGAAGAGAAAGTAGAAGAGTTTTTTACTTCGGGAGCACTGATAGTAAAAAACGAAAAGGTTATAAATTCCCCTGCCAGCGGCAGGCTTGAAGTTCTTGTTAAAGCCGGAGAAAGGGTAAGGGTAAATTCGCCGCTTTTTAAAGTTGTGACAGATGAGGAACGTAAAATGCTCCTGGAAAAAGACTTAGGCGAACTTCAAGAAAAATTGAATAAGTTGAAAGAGCAGAGCGAAAGTACGCTGACAATTCAGATATTGAACAAATCCATTCAAGATGTACAAAAAAGGATCGGGGAAGCAAGGTCTAAAGGTCAGGCAGAAAAGGTAGCGGTGCTGGAAAAGGAATTATCGCGGTTGAAGGGCGAGAAACAGAAGGCCGTAGCGGAGAGCAACGAAGCCATTAAAGTTTTAGAAAAAAGCCTGGAAAATCAGAAAAAAAAACTTGAGGAAGTGGAACCGGTTGTTCTCTCTCCGGTGGCAGGAATAGTAAGTTTTAACATAGACGGTTACGAAGACCTTCTCCGGCCTGAGGGATTAAAGTGCTTGAAATCTGAGGAGATAAAGGGTGTCGTCTCAAGACAGGAAAGTGCTGCGCTTTCCCAAAACGTGAAGGTTAACCAAGCCGTGCTTAAGATCGTGGATAATTTTTCCCTATACGTTATTGCTCCAATACTGGAAGGTGATATTCAGCCCGGCAGGGTATACAAATTAAGATTTCCCCAACTCAACATAGAACTTAAAGCAGATCTGATTGAAACATGTGAGGACGAACAGACGGGTGTATTCTTCATCAAAGAAGCCCCCATGGAGTTGCTGGACCTCAGAAAGGTCAATGTTGAAATCATCACGCGGGTACATCGCGGTATAGGAGTACCAAATTCAGCGATCGTAAAATCAAACGGCCAGGAAGGTGTATTCTTGTACAATAAAGGTAGGTCCGTTTTCAGACCCGTCCGCGTGGTAGCCCGGGACGATAAGAAAACCATAGTAGAAGGCCTAACGGCCGGCGATAGGGTTTTAATAAAGAGGGGATTTCAATGGAAATTATTCAGCAAAACATAGAAAAATTGAAACTAAAAATCAAACACGCGGCCGCAAAATCGGGCAGAAGTCCGGAAGATATACACATAGTGGCGGTAACCAAAACCATCCCACCTGAAACGATCCAGGCGGCCGTTGACCGCGGGATAAAGATCCTGGGAGAAAACCGGGTGCAGGAGGCTCAGCAAAAGGTAGGGCTGGTAAAAGGAGATATCAGCTGGCACATGATAGGTCATTTGCAGAAAAATAAGGTGAAATATGCAGTAAAGCTGTTTTCAATGATCCAATCGGTGGACAGTTACGAGCTGGCTGCAGAAATAGATAAAAGAGCAGGAATGTTGGGTAAGGTTATGGATGTGCTGATTCAAGTGAATATCGGAAGGGAAAAAACCAAATTCGGTGCAGAATATGAAGAAATTCCGGAACTGATAAAGAAGGTTTCAACCCTTGCCCATGTTAAGGTCAGAGGTTTGATGGCAATTGCGCCTTTTAAAGAAGACCCCGAAGACGTAAGACCGTTTTTCAGAAAAATGCGCGAATTATTTACGAAGATAAAAAGTCAGGAGCTGGAAAACGTCGAAATGAGTTTTTTGTCCATGGGGATGACGCATGATTTCCATATAGCTATTGAAGAGGGGTCAAACATGATAAGAATAGGGACCGGAATTTTTGGACCAAGAGGCTAACACAAGGAGGAGGTTAAGAGATGGCCAACAACAAACTGTTCAACAAAATACTTTATTTTCTTGGAATCGAGGACGAAGACCACGACCACGAAAACCCTCCGGTACTTCAACCTGAGGAATCCCTCCATATACCTGTAAGGCCCGAAAAAGGCAGAATCATTAATATTCATCAGATGCCGAAAAACAAGGTAGTGGTCTTTAAACCTTCAAACTTTGACGAAGTAAGGGTAATTACAGAAGAACTGAAAAACCGCAGGGCGGTTATAGTCAATCTGGAGAGTCTGGATAAGGAGACAGCAAGGCGCATTCTGGATTTTTTAAGCGGCAGTGTTTTTGCTTTGGACGGCACTGTCAAAAAGGTCGGAAGCGGTACTTTTGTTTTTGCGCCAAATAACGTGGACATATCAGGCCTCAATATGGAGGATGGCGAAACCAGCAAAGATAAGCCGCTTTTTACGGTGCGGTGAGCATAAAAGGAGGAACCGATTTGTTACTCATTAGGGTGACGGAGTTATTTTTTAGATTTGTGGAATTTTTAATCATCATCAGGGTTTTTATGACGTGGATACCTGGAACAATTTATTCGCCCGTATATAGGTTTATTTACCGGGTGACCGAACCCATCCTTGAGCCTTTCAGGAGATTGACCTTTAGATTTTTCCCTCCGGCCGGAGGGGTTTATCTAGATTTTTCGCCCTTCATAGCTCTTTTTTTCCTGGATATGATTCAGAGACTAATCACTAGCCTTATGATTCAAATGATATATTGATATCGGATAGGAGATGATACTGGATGATCTTGACTCCGCTTGACATCCAGAAAAAAGAATTCCGGAAGTCCTTTAGGGGGTACAGCGAGGACGAAGTTAAGGACTTCCTGGAAAAGGTGACCCAAAGCTATGAGAAAATATACAGGGAAAATCAGGATTTAAAAGAAGAGGTCAAGTTTTTGAAGGAAAAACTTCAGGGATACCAGGAAATGGAATCCACCCTCAAAAAAGCCATTATACTCGCTGAAAAGGCCGCCGAAGATCTCAGAAAAAATGCGGAAAGGGAGAAGGAACTTATATTAAAGAGCGCAAGATCGAAAGCGATGGAGATGATGGGTAGAGCCGAAGCGAGGTACAATGCGATAAACGACCAGTATGAAGAGGTTAAGCGGCAGTTTATGCTTTTCAAGACGAGATTTCTTAATTTTCTCCAGTCACAGATCGACCTGATCAATGCCATAGTTATCGAAGAAGAAGATTTGGAAAAACAACCTGACAAAGCGGAGGAGTACATAGAGCAGGCGGCAGCGGGCCGGGATTTCGAAAATGAGGAAACCGAAGAGGAGGGGACCATTAGAGATAAGGTAGCCAAGTTAAGGAGTGATGCTGAAAATGACGACCGGGGGAAAGAGACTGTCGGTAGTGGGGATAATAGTGTTTGATAGAGAAAATTCAGCGGCCAAGGTGAACGAGATACTTTCAAAATTCAGTGATTTGATAATAGGAAGGATGGGGATCCCGTACAGGGAAAGAGGTATTTCGGTTATAGCCCTTATAGTGGATGCTACTACTGATGAACTCGGGGCTCTTACCGGCCAGCTGGGCAGAGTGCCGGGAGTAAAGGTGAAATCTGCTGTGACCGCCTAAATACCTTAAATCCGACCGGAAAGGATGATGTTTATTATCGGAATAATCGGAGCTGTGGATAGAGAGATTGCCCTATTCTGTGAAGAGCTAAAGGATAAAAAAACCATAACCAAAGCGTCTCTAACCTTTTTTACAGGCACGCTGGAAGGTCGGGACGCGGTAGTCGTAAAATGCGGCGTAGGTAAGGTCAATGCGGCAATATGTACCCAGGTGATGATAGACTATTTTGCTCCCAGCGCGATAATCTGCACCGGTGTGGCGGGAGCTTTAAGAGAAGACCTGG
The DNA window shown above is from Thermosediminibacter oceani DSM 16646 and carries:
- a CDS encoding cell division protein SepF, whose protein sequence is MANNKLFNKILYFLGIEDEDHDHENPPVLQPEESLHIPVRPEKGRIINIHQMPKNKVVVFKPSNFDEVRVITEELKNRRAVIVNLESLDKETARRILDFLSGSVFALDGTVKKVGSGTFVFAPNNVDISGLNMEDGETSKDKPLFTVR
- a CDS encoding YggS family pyridoxal phosphate-dependent enzyme, with amino-acid sequence MEIIQQNIEKLKLKIKHAAAKSGRSPEDIHIVAVTKTIPPETIQAAVDRGIKILGENRVQEAQQKVGLVKGDISWHMIGHLQKNKVKYAVKLFSMIQSVDSYELAAEIDKRAGMLGKVMDVLIQVNIGREKTKFGAEYEEIPELIKKVSTLAHVKVRGLMAIAPFKEDPEDVRPFFRKMRELFTKIKSQELENVEMSFLSMGMTHDFHIAIEEGSNMIRIGTGIFGPRG
- a CDS encoding DivIVA domain-containing protein, which translates into the protein MILTPLDIQKKEFRKSFRGYSEDEVKDFLEKVTQSYEKIYRENQDLKEEVKFLKEKLQGYQEMESTLKKAIILAEKAAEDLRKNAEREKELILKSARSKAMEMMGRAEARYNAINDQYEEVKRQFMLFKTRFLNFLQSQIDLINAIVIEEEDLEKQPDKAEEYIEQAAAGRDFENEETEEEGTIRDKVAKLRSDAENDDRGKETVGSGDNSV
- a CDS encoding DUF6706 family protein, encoding MTNLERLKIELKGINLSDDELICYLMEADLDFNSEYTAANKRKIYQAALSALNSIANDPSGMKNYKTDDITITQFADNIQNRIDQLERQIRQMAIDTTQNSDYFMLFAN
- a CDS encoding MATE family efflux transporter; protein product: MIVLGGGLSDLKDERVRRLRPTVFFPNLDDEVKEVLRKTWVLAWPVLIEQALAMISQVADMAMVGRLGAEAVAAIGLSMQPFFLLNAIFMGISVGTTALSARAAGSKDLEKAGKVIGQSIIVAFFAGLIISYLGYVNSYKIMIYMGAEPSVRLLGSNYLRAMMPGMLFLFVFSVAAGGLRGSGDTRTPMVVNAVINILHIFTNYVFIFGKFGFPRLEVVGAGISSSLSRLGAAAALIYVLSKQDNRLFVNWKKVIKEFDWPLFSSMLRIGLPAAVERILISTGQIVYTRQVAGLGTGAYAAHSISLNVESLSYMPGIGFATAATAMVGQRLGAGDAKGAQKSAGISLLFAMAIMGIMGLMFFSFPVMFLRIFTDDPEIIARATVLLRIVAFTQIPECVGMVIPGALRGAGDTRITVYITILGMWMIRLGFTFIFLNYFDMGLVGAWIAMFLDWTVRSLLYWIRFKSGNWKSIKI
- a CDS encoding YggT family protein, with the protein product MTELFFRFVEFLIIIRVFMTWIPGTIYSPVYRFIYRVTEPILEPFRRLTFRFFPPAGGVYLDFSPFIALFFLDMIQRLITSLMIQMIY
- a CDS encoding HlyD family efflux transporter periplasmic adaptor subunit, translated to MRKGTGAKVVNFKPKKKKQKSRLILPLLSGLFLFLILFLRGSAKDIYIAREEKVEEFFTSGALIVKNEKVINSPASGRLEVLVKAGERVRVNSPLFKVVTDEERKMLLEKDLGELQEKLNKLKEQSESTLTIQILNKSIQDVQKRIGEARSKGQAEKVAVLEKELSRLKGEKQKAVAESNEAIKVLEKSLENQKKKLEEVEPVVLSPVAGIVSFNIDGYEDLLRPEGLKCLKSEEIKGVVSRQESAALSQNVKVNQAVLKIVDNFSLYVIAPILEGDIQPGRVYKLRFPQLNIELKADLIETCEDEQTGVFFIKEAPMELLDLRKVNVEIITRVHRGIGVPNSAIVKSNGQEGVFLYNKGRSVFRPVRVVARDDKKTIVEGLTAGDRVLIKRGFQWKLFSKT
- a CDS encoding phage portal protein, with protein sequence MDIREYVEKYYPNSKFWFTDEVKQLYHQSRIKEVLDIKEYLSGKHKILNRQEEVWNGKKYYPRIIILNYAKTILNFATSYLLKNPVTLTGNENVVSKFQKIYKKGDYYRLDFDILDKMQKYGTVYEYVYVDDEGTIRSKIIDPADGYPVIGPQNEYLAFVEYYVVDGVSYYTVFYDDRVEEYTDEGGTLHLVNKAENISGLPIIYKNQNELDPNFGRSDLLDYVNIIDNMEDLLSKFSDTVYKHHNPIPVAIGQKLTSGGIDANLVGNGINLDTDSDFKLVSGNLNHQAVKMLYDTLRQALLDISCTPAVSLNSVDISNLSEVSIKLLFSLAEIKAGLNAKYMSEGIQKRLEVFRRILALNGENISDEEMESVNVVFTTARPMNEKDIIDNLKTLRGIGAISLETMIEQNPYVNDTIQEIERLNNEKMNVNRNDSQ
- a CDS encoding TM1266 family iron-only hydrogenase system putative regulator — encoded protein: MTTGGKRLSVVGIIVFDRENSAAKVNEILSKFSDLIIGRMGIPYRERGISVIALIVDATTDELGALTGQLGRVPGVKVKSAVTA